In Sphaerospermopsis torques-reginae ITEP-024, the genomic window AAAGTCTCTTTCTACTTCTATAATTAGTTCGGTGTCTGCTAGTCTAATTTTGTCGCCTACTGTTGGTCCGTAGGTGTCAGCGTAGGCGCGGCGGTTCATTTTGTAGGGCATTTTTTTTATCCTTTTTTATCACGCAGAGGCGCAGAGAGAGGTTTAAGAGAGAGGTTTAAGAGAGAGGTTTAAGAGAGAGGTTTAAGAGAGAGGTTTAAGAGAGAGGTTTAAGAGAGAGGTTTAAGAGAGAGGTTTAAGAGAGAGGTTTAAGAGAGAGGTTTAGAGTTTTCCGTTGATTTTGTTGTTGAATCCGTAGATTTGGCGTGTACCAACTAGGGGAATAAGGGTGATTTCTTTTTCGTCTCCTGGTTCAAATCTGACTGCTGTTCCTGCGGGGATGTCTAATCTCATTCCTCGCGCTTTTTCTCTGTCAAAGTGTAGGGCGTTGTTGACTTCGTAAAAGTGAAAGTGTGAACCAATTTGTATGGGTCTGTCTCCGGTGTTTGCTACTATTAATTTAGTGGTGGGACGGTTTGCGTTGAGTTCGATTTCTGCATTTGGGGTAATGATTTCTCCGGGGATCATAACTTGATTTTTCCTAATTTACAAATTTTCTAAAAATTGGACAAAGGGTTTAAAAGCTTGTGGACATAGTTCTGCTATATCTTGATATCTAGCAATTCCTAAAATTCTTGGTGCATCTATAGATTCTTTATAGGTTTTACCATATTTTTTGAATATCTCCTCTACTATTCTTTTAGGTGGAATGTCATGATTTTGGTCTTCAACTGGGATTGTCCATGTTTTTGGTATATTATTAATGCCAAGTATACTTGATAATTCACTTTCAGCAGCTAAAATTAATGCTTCTAAATCATGCTGAAAGCAGAACACTTTTAATCGTTCTTTTAATCGGCGATCATTAATTCCTTTGCGGTATAATGCTTGTTCAAAATTCTTGAATATTCCTTGTACTAATTCTGCACAGGTTTCATGAGGAAACCCTTTATTTTTAGGATATAAATCAGGTATAATAACTACAGTTGAATCTGGCTGATTTTTCAGAATATTCACTGCTCTAATTGGAGTTTGAGTTAATAAATCCTTTTTCGCATCTCCACCTCTACTATTATCATTACCTTTAACAGCAAAAAATTCAATACTTATACCCTGGTTTAGTTTCTCTTCAATTAATGGTGCTAGTAATGCTTCCATTGCTGATTTATCAGATGTCCCCTCAACATAAACTAAAATTCTCATGGAAGTCTCTCTAGTTCATCGCTACGGTGTAATTGTTCTATTTCATCTGAACCGAAATCATCAAGCATATCAATTAAAACTGGAGAATTTCTAGGTTTAATAAATTTTGCTTCCCCTTTTTCTTTTCTGAGTACAGCAATTTGAGAAATATCAAACTGTGTGAGAAAATAAGATGAGTGAGTTGCTAATAAAATTTGTGTGCGTTCAGATGCTTTTTCAAATAAACCAGCTAGAACCGGAAGTGTACGGGGATGTACACCTTGATCTGGTTCATCAATACAAATTAAAGATGGTGGATTTGGTTGTACACATAAACAAATCCAACAAATTAAACGCAAAATTCCATCTGATAAA contains:
- a CDS encoding urease subunit beta yields the protein MIPGEIITPNAEIELNANRPTTKLIVANTGDRPIQIGSHFHFYEVNNALHFDREKARGMRLDIPAGTAVRFEPGDEKEITLIPLVGTRQIYGFNNKINGKL
- a CDS encoding DUF4276 family protein — its product is MRILVYVEGTSDKSAMEALLAPLIEEKLNQGISIEFFAVKGNDNSRGGDAKKDLLTQTPIRAVNILKNQPDSTVVIIPDLYPKNKGFPHETCAELVQGIFKNFEQALYRKGINDRRLKERLKVFCFQHDLEALILAAESELSSILGINNIPKTWTIPVEDQNHDIPPKRIVEEIFKKYGKTYKESIDAPRILGIARYQDIAELCPQAFKPFVQFLENL